The following are encoded in a window of Mycobacterium vicinigordonae genomic DNA:
- a CDS encoding LLM class F420-dependent oxidoreductase, with the protein MRFAFKTPPQNTTWADMLAVWQAADDIDVFESGWTFDHFYPIFSDSTGPCLEGWTTLTALAQATRRLRLGTLVTGIHYRHPAVLANMAATLDIISNGRLELGIGAGWNEEESGAYGIELGSIRDRFDRFEEACQVLIGLLSQETTTLDGKFYQLKAARNEPKGPQRPHPPIAIGGSGEKRTLPITARYAQHWNFVGGTPEEFARKRDVLHASCADIGRDPKEITLSSHLGLGPDRNYSQVMETAAALGAEGLDLGIIYLAPPHDPAVLEPLAEAIRDSGLSG; encoded by the coding sequence ATGCGATTCGCCTTCAAGACTCCACCACAGAACACCACCTGGGCCGACATGCTGGCTGTTTGGCAGGCCGCCGACGACATCGACGTCTTCGAGTCCGGGTGGACCTTCGACCACTTCTATCCGATCTTCAGCGACTCCACCGGCCCGTGTCTGGAGGGCTGGACCACGCTGACCGCGCTGGCCCAAGCGACGAGAAGGCTGCGCCTGGGCACCCTGGTCACCGGCATCCATTACCGGCATCCGGCGGTGCTGGCCAATATGGCCGCCACGCTGGACATCATCTCTAACGGCAGACTCGAGCTGGGCATCGGCGCCGGCTGGAACGAGGAAGAATCCGGCGCCTACGGCATCGAACTGGGCAGCATCCGGGACCGCTTCGACCGGTTCGAGGAGGCCTGCCAGGTGTTGATCGGGCTACTCAGCCAAGAGACGACCACCCTCGACGGCAAGTTTTACCAACTCAAGGCCGCCCGCAACGAACCGAAGGGCCCGCAGCGACCGCACCCGCCGATCGCGATCGGCGGCAGCGGCGAAAAGCGCACGCTGCCGATTACCGCGCGGTATGCGCAGCACTGGAATTTCGTCGGCGGCACACCCGAGGAGTTTGCGCGCAAGCGCGACGTGCTGCATGCGAGCTGTGCGGACATCGGGCGCGACCCGAAAGAGATCACGTTGTCGTCCCACCTGGGCCTGGGACCGGATAGGAACTATTCGCAAGTAATGGAGACGGCGGCCGCGCTCGGGGCCGAGGGGTTGGACTTGGGCATCATCTATCTCGCGCCTCCGCACGACCCGGCTGTGCTGGAGCCGTTGGCCGAGGCGATTCGGGATTCCGGTCTTTCTGGTTGA